A single window of Halobacillus naozhouensis DNA harbors:
- a CDS encoding DUF362 domain-containing protein, translated as MAFVITSPCKDEKAAECLEVCPVDCIEEGEDMFHIDPEVCIECGACEAACPVEAIYMEDEVPEEENEYVQLNRKFFEAG; from the coding sequence TTGGCTTTTGTGATAACATCACCCTGCAAAGACGAAAAGGCGGCCGAATGCTTAGAAGTTTGTCCGGTAGATTGTATAGAAGAAGGGGAGGATATGTTTCATATTGACCCAGAGGTATGTATTGAATGTGGTGCATGTGAGGCAGCCTGCCCCGTAGAAGCTATCTATATGGAAGACGAAGTTCCTGAAGAAGAAAATGAATATGTTCAATTGAATCGCAAATTTTTTGAAGCAGGGTAG